AGATTTTTTCCTGAGTCGAAGGTTTACATGCATCAAATACAGCTTTTGCTTCTTGGATTTGTTTTGGAAAATAATTGAAAAGAATATTTACATTAGCATTGTCAGCAACATAATCAACTACTTTAGCCATGAATTCTAACGGATATGTTTTTAGCTTTTCACTTCCTAAAAGACTAATCATAACCGTTTTTCGGTCTTTTCGAACATTGTGTTTTTCAAAAAGTGCAATAGCTTCCTGATTTTCTTTCTCAGAAACAAATAATTTAGGAATTGGATCTGTTTTTATCTTTAAATCTAAAGGCTCTAATAATGAAAGACGTCTTTCGATCGCCAAACCTAAATTAGTTTTAGGGAAAGGTTCAAACGGAACATTATCTGTATATAAAAAGCTTCTTCCTGGTTTTTTATACGAGATTTTTTGTTTAGCATTACTTAATAAAACCAGAATCCAGCTTTCGAGTTTAGAATAGGCATCAATTAATAAATCGTACTTTTCTTTTCGAATCTGTAATCCAAGATTTAATAGTTCCTTTTTGCTTTTTCTATGTTTTTCTTCAAATAATATAATATTGTCGATACTCGTATTGCCTTCCAAAACTGGAGTTGTCGAGGCATACACCAAATAATCTATTTGAGCATCAGGATAAGCAGTGCGCAAATTGTTACAAATTATGCTGCTGATCAAAACGTCGCCAATCATTTTTTGCTGAATTACAAGTATCTTCATATAGAAAATTAAAGGATATTAAGAGTGTACAAATTGAAGCAAAAAAAAACCAAATTCCAATTGATAAGATTGGAATTTGGAATTTAAAATATTGGAATTTAAAATTTAAACCGCAACGTCATATTCACGAAGCGCATTATTTAATGATGTTTTTAAATCTGTAGATGGTTTACGTGTACCAATAATTAAAGCACATGGAACCTGAAATTCACCAGCAGCGAATTTTTTAGTATAACTTCCAGGAATTACAACTGAACGAGCAGGAACAAAACCTTTCATTTCAACAGGCTCATCACCAGTTACATCGATGATTTTTGTTGAAGCAGTCAAACAAACGTTAGCACCAAGAACAGCTTCTTTACCAACATGAACTCCTTCGACAACAATACAACGAGAACCAATAAAAGCACCGTCTTCAATAATTACCGGAGCAGCTTGCAATGGTTCTAAAACTCCACCAATACCAACACCACCGCTTAAGTGAACATTTTTACCAATTTGAGCACAACTACCAACAGTAGCCCAAGTATCAACCATTGTTCCTTCGTCTACATAAGCACCAATATTTACATAACTTGGCATCAAAATAACACCACTTGAAATATAAGCTCCGTAACGTGCAACAGCATTTGGTACTACACGAATTCCTTTTTCAGCATAACCTCTTTTTAGCAACATTTTGTCGTGATATTCGAAAATACCAGATTCCCATGTTTCCATTTTTTGAATTGGGAAATACATTACAACTGCTTTCTTAACCCATTCGTTTACTTGCCATTTGTCTCCAACTGGTTCAGCACAACGTAATTTTCCAGCATCAACCAATTCGATAACTTCTCTAATAGCATCAGTTGTAGTAGTTTCTTGTAATAAAGCTCTGTTTTCCCAAGCTTGTTCAATTATAGTTTGTAAAGAATTCATAAGTTTTAATTTTTGGCAAAGATAACGTATTTGAGCAAAAGCAAAAAAGTAAAACCTTTGTAAAATGTTACAGATATAACTTTTTGTTTTTAATTTGATAAATAAAAATCGTTGCGCATAATCATAAAGTGCTGAAAAAAGTTCCCCAAAAAGTTTTTTTAATATCAAAATATGACAAAAATCAGATTTTGAATTTTTTCTTCTCTTTAATTTCGCGGCATAATTCCGGAACAACTTAAAACTGGAATTTCAAAATACCATTCCAAAACAAATCACTTAATCAGTATAAAATGA
This genomic window from Flavobacterium sp. 9 contains:
- a CDS encoding glycosyltransferase family 9 protein, whose amino-acid sequence is MKILVIQQKMIGDVLISSIICNNLRTAYPDAQIDYLVYASTTPVLEGNTSIDNIILFEEKHRKSKKELLNLGLQIRKEKYDLLIDAYSKLESWILVLLSNAKQKISYKKPGRSFLYTDNVPFEPFPKTNLGLAIERRLSLLEPLDLKIKTDPIPKLFVSEKENQEAIALFEKHNVRKDRKTVMISLLGSEKLKTYPLEFMAKVVDYVADNANVNILFNYFPKQIQEAKAVFDACKPSTQEKIYFDLLGGDLRSFIGLVNQCDIIIGNDGGAINMAKALEKPSFIIFSPWIEKKIWATFEDGIHHLSVHLKDYRPDLFEQKTEKILKKESLSLYEEFKPDFFKDKIELFLKQNLSSSAE
- a CDS encoding 2,3,4,5-tetrahydropyridine-2,6-dicarboxylate N-succinyltransferase — protein: MNSLQTIIEQAWENRALLQETTTTDAIREVIELVDAGKLRCAEPVGDKWQVNEWVKKAVVMYFPIQKMETWESGIFEYHDKMLLKRGYAEKGIRVVPNAVARYGAYISSGVILMPSYVNIGAYVDEGTMVDTWATVGSCAQIGKNVHLSGGVGIGGVLEPLQAAPVIIEDGAFIGSRCIVVEGVHVGKEAVLGANVCLTASTKIIDVTGDEPVEMKGFVPARSVVIPGSYTKKFAAGEFQVPCALIIGTRKPSTDLKTSLNNALREYDVAV